The Haladaptatus cibarius D43 genome window below encodes:
- the cofD gene encoding 2-phospho-L-lactate transferase, with product MATFLSGGTGTPKLLDGALSIFSPAETTVVGNTGDDVELGGLLVCPDIDTVLFQQDDELNRETWWGIADDTTETHDELLRLAESAGLDDGPRYLPDDQQTAGRKIASWRRFSGVAEFMLLGDRDRAVHVTRTGLLDEGNSLTETTRVLADAFDSPLDIVPMSDDPVASIIHTPEGELHFQEFWVARGGDPEVTDVEFRGADDAEASSAALSALTEEPVVIGPSNPVTSIGPMLAIDEVREALETATVVAVSPFVEDRVFSGPAGKLMDAVGYEPSTAGVAEAYPFVDAFVLDEEDSTTLDRPVVRTDTKMDDAADAERVARAVKEAIEEAKAMEIA from the coding sequence ATGGCAACGTTTCTTTCCGGGGGAACCGGAACCCCCAAACTTCTGGATGGCGCGCTTTCGATCTTCTCGCCCGCCGAAACGACCGTCGTCGGAAACACGGGTGACGACGTGGAGTTGGGCGGCCTGCTCGTCTGTCCCGACATCGACACTGTCCTGTTCCAACAGGACGACGAACTGAACCGCGAGACGTGGTGGGGAATCGCGGACGACACGACCGAAACGCACGACGAACTGCTTCGACTTGCGGAGTCCGCGGGATTGGACGATGGCCCGCGATACCTTCCCGACGACCAACAGACTGCCGGGCGGAAAATCGCCAGCTGGCGGCGATTTTCCGGCGTTGCAGAGTTCATGCTTCTCGGTGACCGCGACCGGGCAGTTCACGTCACGCGAACTGGTTTGCTGGACGAGGGGAACAGCCTCACCGAAACCACCCGAGTTCTGGCCGACGCCTTCGATTCGCCGCTCGACATCGTTCCGATGAGTGACGACCCGGTGGCGAGCATCATCCACACACCAGAAGGCGAACTGCATTTTCAGGAGTTCTGGGTCGCACGCGGCGGCGACCCCGAGGTAACCGACGTGGAGTTCCGCGGCGCGGATGACGCGGAGGCGTCATCCGCCGCGCTTTCCGCGCTAACCGAGGAACCGGTCGTCATCGGCCCGTCGAATCCGGTGACGAGCATCGGCCCGATGCTGGCAATCGACGAGGTTCGGGAGGCGCTCGAAACGGCGACAGTAGTCGCCGTCTCGCCGTTCGTGGAAGACCGCGTTTTCTCCGGGCCAGCAGGGAAACTGATGGACGCAGTCGGCTACGAACCGAGCACCGCTGGCGTGGCCGAAGCGTACCCCTTCGTAGACGCATTCGTGTTGGACGAAGAAGACAGCACAACTCTCGACCGACCGGTGGTCAGAACGGACACGAAGATGGACGACGCGGCGGACGCAGAGCGCGTCGCCCGCGCGGTGAAAGAAGCAATAGAGGAAGCAAAAGCGATGGAGATCGCCTGA
- a CDS encoding tRNA-dihydrouridine synthase has protein sequence MFSPRVALASLSGESDAEWAMAGAEYAGAAFLGGIALDEQTRTAARKLVSRDRTEFLSDDPIEFVDHQLEELSGTPIRPGFNVRSATLPPIRAVAEVCREHDAIVEINAHCRQEEMCETGAGQSLLRNPDRLCEQVRVANETGATVSVKLRTEVSGVDLPNLARRVTDMGAAIIHVDAMDSEHVIADIAETTDCFLIANNGVRDEATVFEYLEHGADAVSIGRPSDRPEVLSRVRRATDEWFAEVVA, from the coding sequence ATGTTTTCGCCTCGTGTGGCCTTGGCCAGCCTTTCGGGAGAATCCGACGCCGAGTGGGCGATGGCTGGCGCGGAGTACGCTGGCGCGGCGTTTCTGGGCGGTATCGCGCTGGACGAGCAGACGCGAACTGCGGCGCGAAAGCTGGTTTCTCGTGACCGAACCGAGTTCCTGTCTGACGACCCAATCGAGTTCGTTGACCACCAACTCGAAGAACTGTCCGGCACGCCGATTCGACCGGGGTTCAACGTCCGCTCCGCGACGCTTCCGCCGATTCGGGCAGTTGCGGAGGTCTGTCGAGAACACGATGCGATAGTTGAAATCAACGCCCACTGTCGCCAAGAAGAGATGTGTGAAACCGGCGCGGGACAGTCGCTCCTCCGAAATCCAGATCGACTGTGCGAGCAGGTTCGAGTGGCGAACGAAACGGGTGCAACCGTCAGCGTCAAACTGCGAACCGAGGTTTCCGGCGTCGATTTGCCGAACCTCGCCCGCCGGGTCACTGATATGGGTGCAGCAATCATCCACGTAGATGCGATGGATTCGGAGCACGTAATCGCGGACATTGCCGAAACGACGGATTGCTTTCTCATAGCGAACAACGGCGTTCGTGACGAGGCGACAGTGTTCGAATATCTCGAACACGGCGCCGATGCGGTGAGCATCGGCCGCCCGAGCGACCGCCCGGAAGTCCTCTCTCGCGTGCGCCGCGCGACCGACGAGTGGTTCGCGGAGGTCGTCGCATGA
- a CDS encoding triphosphoribosyl-dephospho-CoA synthase has translation MTPAEHAQLALLLEVAGTPKPGNVDRDRDFPDLRFEHFLAGSIGSGAGLRAAETGTSVGEAFEEAVADMSQQSGGNTQFGALCLLVPLVKATAADTCSPESVSKVAEGTSAEDAVGFYRAFDHVNVFVDDPPEGADEFDVRRGSDAIPTVREAGLTLYDVMELGADEDGIAHEWTNGFERTFEAGERIAELDGSLSGRGARVYLELLAHEPDTFVAKKYGKKTAESVRVRAQEALQEVRKGDPELLHAFSDSLVEDGINPGTTADIVAGGLFVALERGIRP, from the coding sequence ATGACGCCAGCGGAGCACGCGCAACTCGCGCTTCTGCTGGAAGTGGCGGGAACGCCGAAACCCGGCAACGTAGACCGCGACAGGGATTTCCCCGATTTGCGATTCGAGCATTTCCTCGCCGGGTCAATCGGTTCCGGTGCGGGGTTGCGCGCCGCCGAAACCGGCACATCGGTCGGCGAAGCGTTCGAAGAAGCGGTTGCGGACATGAGCCAGCAGAGCGGCGGCAACACGCAGTTTGGGGCACTCTGTCTGTTGGTTCCGCTAGTGAAAGCGACGGCCGCAGACACCTGCTCACCCGAATCTGTGTCGAAAGTCGCCGAGGGAACCAGCGCCGAGGATGCGGTGGGGTTCTATCGCGCGTTCGACCACGTCAACGTGTTCGTGGATGACCCGCCGGAGGGTGCCGACGAGTTCGACGTGCGGCGGGGAAGCGACGCGATTCCGACCGTTCGAGAGGCAGGACTCACGCTATACGACGTGATGGAACTCGGCGCGGACGAGGACGGTATCGCTCACGAATGGACGAATGGGTTCGAACGAACGTTCGAAGCGGGCGAACGAATCGCAGAACTGGACGGGTCGCTTTCGGGCCGCGGCGCGCGGGTGTACCTGGAACTGCTCGCGCACGAACCGGACACGTTCGTGGCGAAAAAGTACGGAAAGAAAACGGCAGAAAGTGTCCGCGTAAGAGCGCAGGAAGCACTGCAAGAGGTTAGAAAGGGTGACCCGGAACTGCTACATGCGTTCTCGGATTCGCTGGTCGAGGATGGAATCAACCCCGGAACGACCGCCGACATCGTGGCAGGAGGTCTCTTCGTCGCGTTGGAACGAGGAATACGACCGTGA
- a CDS encoding DUF447 domain-containing protein encodes MSSRTESDWPVELRGVTESIVTTLGPNDLWNVAALGLHAENPVTAKTWGNTRTRRNFHRQGGGVIQFTRDPVDFVDATLSIREEEGAILDSADAWVEVEVEQVDSGKSNGTNWERWELVPIESKNLTERVPTVNRGFSAIVEATVAVSRLEVDAYDTPELRARLDYFEEVARKCGGEREQEAFDKVRELAEW; translated from the coding sequence GTGAGCAGTCGAACGGAATCGGACTGGCCGGTCGAACTGCGGGGCGTGACCGAATCCATCGTCACGACGCTCGGGCCGAACGACCTGTGGAACGTGGCCGCATTGGGGCTTCACGCCGAGAACCCCGTCACTGCGAAGACGTGGGGGAACACCCGAACTCGGCGGAACTTCCACCGGCAGGGCGGCGGCGTAATTCAGTTTACGCGCGACCCGGTGGATTTCGTCGATGCGACGCTCTCGATTCGAGAGGAAGAGGGTGCCATCTTGGATTCCGCGGACGCGTGGGTCGAAGTCGAAGTCGAGCAGGTCGATTCGGGGAAATCGAACGGCACGAACTGGGAACGGTGGGAACTCGTCCCCATCGAATCCAAAAACCTGACCGAGCGCGTCCCGACCGTCAACCGCGGCTTTTCGGCAATCGTGGAGGCAACCGTGGCCGTTTCGCGCCTCGAGGTCGATGCCTACGACACCCCGGAACTTCGGGCACGGTTGGACTATTTCGAGGAAGTCGCTCGGAAATGCGGCGGCGAGCGCGAGCAGGAGGCGTTCGATAAGGTTCGGGAACTTGCAGAGTGGTGA
- a CDS encoding protein sorting system archaetidylserine synthase (This PssA-like phosphatidyltransferase, along with a PssD-like decarboxylase, is required in Haloarchaea for the archaeosortase ArtA to replace the PGF-CTERM sorting signal with a C-terminal lipid anchor.) yields MQPRFVGRLSLADAVTVSNGALGFLAISVATTNPELAARLVLLAAVADGLDGVLARHVGSSSAGPYLDSLADVASFAVAPAMLVVSMVRQTWLSSSLRISIALLGGALFVGMAIVRLGLYTAYDTDDDVTEGVPTTLASVILAAGVLAGFTEPLVLVALTFVLAGLMVSTITYPDLLARDALIMGVVHSLAVLVPNVQGRAFPYALLTLALAYLVLSPHFYWRTTEPAPTGTTEGKRS; encoded by the coding sequence ATGCAACCTCGGTTCGTGGGACGACTGTCGCTCGCCGACGCGGTGACCGTTTCGAACGGCGCGCTCGGTTTTCTGGCGATTTCGGTTGCAACCACGAACCCGGAGCTGGCCGCGCGCCTCGTTCTGCTGGCGGCAGTAGCGGACGGATTGGACGGCGTCCTCGCGCGACACGTCGGCAGTTCGTCGGCAGGGCCGTATCTCGATTCACTGGCCGACGTGGCGTCGTTTGCGGTTGCCCCTGCGATGCTGGTGGTCAGCATGGTGCGCCAAACGTGGCTCTCCAGCTCGCTTCGCATCAGTATCGCGCTCCTCGGCGGGGCGCTGTTCGTCGGTATGGCAATCGTCAGACTCGGCCTGTACACCGCCTACGACACCGATGACGACGTGACGGAAGGCGTTCCGACCACGCTTGCGTCGGTCATCCTCGCGGCAGGGGTGCTTGCGGGCTTCACCGAACCACTGGTGCTCGTCGCGCTCACGTTCGTCCTCGCGGGACTGATGGTTTCCACGATAACCTATCCCGACCTGTTGGCCCGCGACGCCCTCATCATGGGCGTCGTTCATTCGCTGGCGGTGCTCGTTCCCAACGTTCAGGGGCGAGCGTTCCCCTACGCGCTGTTGACGCTGGCGCTCGCGTATCTCGTCCTCTCGCCGCATTTTTACTGGCGGACGACGGAGCCCGCGCCGACCGGGACGACAGAAGGGAAACGCTCTTGA
- a CDS encoding HEAT repeat domain-containing protein produces the protein MSDEDAEETQEEAESEESEVETVDAETIEEQLDQAESELESAETEADLDVVEAQLDKIEGLLESADIPEPDDEDEDDPREELEGRLSDLRDELEDQRGPYAEDVISDVEDAASTIQDTRWTDTGSAELVDVVETFAERVQDILDTDFTVTLSRNADDLAEVLENAAVAVGDADLDPDEDADTIEALVEATVELQDGIEGAEEWSDLETREQLEAEGFYDVLDHRKDYPPEWHALKVWEKKDRADMVLLALDSLQSNFMERHCLESLERMGNAEAIEPMLERANRRDKDAISILGKIGSDEAVDGIIDYVDADPGMAKTVIKALGEIGSDETTQDVANQLVADDEDVRSYAARALGRIGDTRAIDPLTDTLENDESDSVRASAAWALNQIGTKRALDAVRDYSDDRSFLVQSEAEKAL, from the coding sequence ATGAGCGACGAAGACGCCGAGGAGACGCAGGAAGAAGCCGAATCCGAGGAATCCGAGGTCGAAACCGTCGATGCGGAAACCATCGAGGAACAACTCGACCAAGCGGAATCGGAACTCGAAAGCGCCGAGACGGAAGCCGACCTCGACGTAGTCGAAGCACAACTCGACAAAATCGAGGGACTCCTCGAAAGCGCGGACATTCCGGAACCGGACGACGAAGACGAGGACGACCCGCGTGAGGAACTGGAAGGACGCCTCTCCGACCTCCGCGACGAACTCGAAGACCAGCGCGGTCCATACGCCGAGGACGTTATCAGCGACGTAGAGGACGCCGCCTCGACCATCCAAGACACTCGCTGGACGGACACGGGAAGCGCCGAACTTGTCGATGTCGTCGAAACCTTCGCGGAACGCGTACAGGACATCCTCGATACGGATTTCACCGTGACGCTATCGCGCAACGCGGACGACCTCGCGGAAGTCCTCGAAAACGCCGCTGTCGCGGTCGGTGACGCCGACCTAGACCCCGACGAGGATGCGGACACCATCGAGGCGCTCGTTGAAGCTACAGTGGAGCTACAAGACGGAATCGAGGGCGCAGAGGAGTGGAGCGACCTGGAAACGCGCGAACAACTCGAAGCCGAAGGGTTCTACGACGTGCTCGACCACCGCAAAGATTACCCGCCGGAGTGGCACGCTCTGAAAGTTTGGGAGAAAAAAGACCGCGCGGACATGGTTCTGCTCGCGCTCGATTCGCTGCAATCGAACTTCATGGAGCGCCACTGCCTCGAATCGCTCGAACGGATGGGCAACGCGGAAGCCATCGAACCGATGCTTGAGCGCGCGAACCGCCGCGACAAGGACGCCATCAGTATCCTCGGCAAAATCGGGAGCGACGAAGCCGTAGACGGCATCATCGATTACGTCGATGCCGACCCCGGAATGGCGAAAACCGTCATCAAGGCGCTCGGCGAAATCGGTAGCGACGAGACGACCCAAGACGTCGCAAACCAACTCGTCGCCGACGACGAGGACGTTCGTAGCTACGCCGCGCGCGCCCTCGGCCGCATCGGTGACACCCGCGCTATCGACCCGCTCACGGACACCCTCGAAAACGACGAGTCGGATTCTGTTCGTGCGAGCGCCGCATGGGCACTGAACCAAATCGGCACGAAGCGCGCACTCGATGCAGTGCGTGATTACTCCGACGACCGCTCGTTCCTCGTCCAGAGCGAGGCCGAGAAGGCCTTATAG
- a CDS encoding DUF7837 family putative zinc-binding protein: MATEPARIGVCPNCDGSITRGYLLIEYETETGPERFAECPDCREIVHPGQ; encoded by the coding sequence ATGGCGACCGAACCCGCCCGAATCGGCGTGTGTCCGAACTGCGACGGGAGCATTACGCGAGGCTATCTTCTCATCGAGTACGAAACCGAAACCGGGCCGGAGCGGTTCGCCGAATGTCCCGACTGTCGGGAAATCGTCCATCCGGGGCAATAG
- a CDS encoding phospholipase D-like domain-containing protein — protein MSRRVVLLVCFVVASTLGTPFGAPFGAPFVAPSEATATVPNQSPEIVAVYPNPVANEDAGEFVVVSFPRPTNLSTWSLSDGGETATLPNVTISGMVAFSTAPNRTANLTEFRTLPLRNISLANAGETVTLRKRMSDDSADESSPGNDSVVDSATYTDAPESELWRPNSSSWVPLGATDRPIVRTNASTARVFVLPDSPAVPIETLQSADDRILLAGYSFVSEDIGDELVSAVNRGVTVRLVVDDAPVGGITHQQAVALDRLTEQGIDIEVIGGAHARYAFHHPKYAVVDDRGIVLTENWKPSGVGGHASRGWGAVVRGEPARELAEIYHADTSWHDTVSWSQFRKGKSFTSDSPANESYPTQFEPKTVPVESVTVLAAPDNAEEGVISLLQSANRSIAVQQMAISEPKQPFVQATLAAARRGVEVRVLLSSTWYVEDDNGKIVDWLNERAEKESLPLEAKLAEPRGYEKIHAKGVIVDERHVVVGSLNWNNHSARENREVALVLHGKQAGAYYTNVFDADWGETDDRFPVGLGVVTVLGLGGAVWLAKKEVTFA, from the coding sequence GTGTCCCGCAGGGTCGTCCTCCTCGTCTGTTTCGTCGTCGCATCGACGCTCGGTACCCCGTTCGGTGCACCGTTCGGTGCACCGTTCGTTGCGCCATCGGAAGCGACGGCAACAGTACCGAATCAATCGCCGGAAATCGTTGCTGTCTACCCGAATCCGGTGGCGAACGAGGACGCGGGGGAGTTCGTGGTCGTCTCGTTTCCGCGACCGACGAATCTCTCGACGTGGTCGCTGTCGGACGGCGGGGAAACCGCCACACTTCCGAACGTGACGATTTCCGGGATGGTTGCGTTTTCGACCGCCCCGAACCGCACCGCGAATCTTACCGAGTTTCGGACGCTCCCACTCCGAAACATCTCGCTGGCGAACGCGGGTGAAACCGTCACACTTCGGAAACGGATGAGCGACGATTCGGCCGACGAATCGTCGCCCGGCAACGATTCCGTCGTCGATTCGGCCACCTACACCGACGCTCCGGAAAGCGAACTTTGGCGACCGAACAGCAGTTCGTGGGTTCCGCTGGGAGCGACGGACAGGCCGATTGTACGCACCAACGCATCTACGGCCCGCGTGTTCGTTCTTCCCGACAGTCCTGCTGTGCCCATCGAAACCTTACAATCGGCGGACGACCGCATTCTGCTGGCGGGCTATTCGTTCGTCTCCGAAGACATCGGCGACGAACTCGTTTCCGCCGTAAATCGCGGTGTCACAGTCCGACTGGTCGTGGACGACGCACCCGTCGGGGGAATCACTCACCAGCAAGCAGTTGCGCTCGACAGACTCACCGAGCAGGGAATCGACATCGAAGTCATCGGCGGTGCACACGCGCGCTACGCTTTCCATCACCCGAAATACGCGGTCGTTGACGACCGGGGAATCGTTCTCACCGAGAACTGGAAACCGTCGGGGGTCGGCGGTCACGCAAGCCGTGGCTGGGGTGCTGTCGTCCGCGGCGAACCCGCACGGGAGTTAGCCGAGATTTACCACGCCGACACCTCGTGGCACGACACGGTTTCGTGGTCGCAGTTCAGGAAGGGCAAATCGTTCACGTCCGACTCGCCAGCGAACGAAAGCTATCCGACACAGTTCGAACCGAAAACGGTTCCAGTCGAATCCGTAACCGTGCTGGCCGCACCTGACAACGCGGAAGAAGGCGTCATATCGCTTCTCCAGTCCGCAAATCGGTCGATTGCCGTCCAGCAGATGGCAATCAGCGAGCCGAAACAACCGTTCGTGCAGGCCACGCTGGCCGCCGCCCGCCGCGGCGTCGAGGTTCGCGTCCTCCTGAGCAGCACGTGGTACGTCGAAGACGACAACGGAAAAATAGTGGATTGGTTGAACGAGCGCGCAGAAAAAGAGAGCCTCCCGCTCGAAGCAAAACTTGCAGAGCCGAGAGGATACGAAAAAATCCACGCAAAAGGCGTCATCGTGGACGAGCGCCACGTCGTCGTCGGCAGTCTCAACTGGAACAACCACTCGGCACGGGAAAACCGCGAAGTCGCGCTCGTGCTCCACGGCAAACAGGCGGGAGCGTACTACACGAACGTTTTCGATGCGGATTGGGGAGAAACAGACGACCGATTCCCCGTCGGTCTCGGTGTAGTCACTGTGCTTGGACTCGGTGGTGCAGTGTGGCTCGCAAAAAAGGAGGTGACGTTCGCGTAG
- a CDS encoding DHH family phosphoesterase translates to MTSADSGPDERADDSVVYDLAADCTLSDISEGEQYHAAVNGVVDYGVFVDLSDSVSGLVHESNLSQSYDVGDDLIVKLLEVRENGDLSFVPADPDDYETVAVAHEYKVAETGTLGDQVGETVHLEGEVVQIKQTGGPTIFHVSDDTGVVPCAAFEEAGVRAHPEIDIGDVVHLVGVVEERDGALQVEATSLDALDGDEEDVVRDRLKTALDERAEPHETEPLVDWPALEQLFPDLRDIAKQLRRTVLESRPIRVRHHADGDGMCASLPVELALQRFIEQTHQDPDAKRHLFKRLPSKAPFYEMEDVTRDLNFALEDQARHGQKLPLLLMLDNGSTEEDVPAYENLAHYDIPILVVDHHHPDPEAVEPYTDGHVNPYLYDEDYRITTGMMCVELARMICPDITEELRHVPAVAGISDRSKANAMTDYVELAESEGYSEEFLTDMGEALDYEAFWLKYDPGRNLINDVLNVGCDDEERHKELVSFLAERARSDTEQQLDAAMPHVQHERLASEAHLYRVDVENHAYRFTYPPPGKTTGEIHDRKVQETGEPVITIGFGPDFAVLRSDGVRLDIPEMVSELNEEIVGGGVSGGGHLVVGSIKFVKGMREQVLDALVEKMADAELDEALQSTTVGHQQED, encoded by the coding sequence ATGACATCCGCTGATTCCGGTCCCGATGAGAGGGCCGACGATTCCGTCGTGTACGACCTCGCGGCGGACTGTACCCTCTCGGACATTTCCGAGGGAGAACAGTACCACGCAGCCGTCAACGGCGTCGTTGACTACGGTGTATTCGTTGACCTTTCCGACTCTGTCTCTGGCCTCGTTCACGAATCGAACCTTTCGCAGTCGTATGACGTTGGCGACGACCTCATCGTCAAACTCCTCGAAGTCAGGGAGAACGGCGACCTGAGCTTCGTCCCCGCCGACCCCGACGACTACGAAACCGTCGCAGTCGCCCACGAGTACAAGGTCGCCGAAACGGGCACCCTCGGCGACCAAGTCGGCGAAACCGTCCACCTCGAAGGCGAAGTCGTCCAAATCAAACAGACCGGCGGCCCGACGATTTTCCACGTCAGCGACGACACGGGCGTCGTTCCCTGCGCCGCGTTCGAAGAAGCTGGCGTTCGCGCGCACCCCGAAATCGACATCGGCGACGTGGTTCACCTCGTTGGCGTTGTCGAAGAGCGCGACGGCGCGCTCCAAGTCGAAGCGACCTCGCTCGACGCACTGGACGGCGATGAAGAAGATGTCGTCCGTGACCGACTCAAAACTGCGCTCGACGAGCGCGCGGAACCGCACGAAACCGAACCGCTCGTGGACTGGCCCGCGCTCGAACAGTTGTTCCCCGACCTGCGCGACATCGCAAAGCAACTCCGCCGGACGGTGCTGGAAAGCCGCCCGATTCGCGTCCGCCACCACGCTGATGGTGACGGAATGTGTGCTAGCCTTCCGGTCGAACTCGCACTCCAGCGATTCATCGAACAGACACACCAAGACCCCGACGCGAAACGACATCTGTTCAAGCGCCTGCCGAGCAAGGCACCCTTCTACGAGATGGAGGACGTGACGCGCGACCTGAACTTCGCACTCGAAGACCAAGCGCGACACGGCCAAAAACTCCCGCTCTTGCTCATGCTGGACAACGGGAGCACGGAGGAAGACGTGCCCGCCTACGAGAATCTGGCTCACTACGACATCCCGATTCTCGTGGTTGACCACCATCACCCAGACCCGGAGGCAGTTGAACCCTACACCGACGGCCACGTCAACCCGTACCTCTACGACGAGGATTACCGCATCACGACGGGTATGATGTGTGTCGAACTCGCGCGGATGATTTGCCCGGACATCACCGAGGAACTTCGACACGTCCCCGCAGTCGCGGGAATTTCCGACCGCTCGAAAGCCAACGCGATGACCGACTACGTCGAACTCGCTGAATCGGAAGGCTACAGCGAGGAGTTCCTGACGGATATGGGCGAAGCACTCGACTACGAGGCGTTCTGGCTGAAATACGACCCCGGACGGAACCTCATCAACGACGTGCTCAACGTCGGTTGTGACGACGAAGAACGACACAAGGAACTCGTCTCGTTCCTCGCAGAACGCGCGCGCTCGGACACCGAACAGCAACTCGACGCCGCGATGCCGCACGTCCAACACGAGCGACTGGCGAGCGAGGCCCACCTCTATCGCGTGGACGTCGAAAACCATGCCTACCGATTCACCTACCCACCACCGGGGAAGACGACCGGCGAAATCCACGACCGGAAGGTACAGGAGACGGGCGAACCCGTCATCACCATCGGCTTCGGGCCGGACTTCGCCGTCCTTCGCAGTGACGGTGTCCGCCTCGACATCCCGGAAATGGTTTCCGAACTGAACGAGGAAATCGTGGGCGGCGGCGTTAGCGGCGGCGGCCACCTCGTCGTCGGGAGCATCAAGTTCGTTAAAGGGATGCGCGAGCAGGTTCTCGACGCCCTCGTGGAGAAGATGGCCGACGCGGAACTGGACGAAGCGCTCCAGAGTACGACTGTCGGGCATCAGCAGGAAGACTAA
- a CDS encoding Mov34/MPN/PAD-1 family protein: MPLFRSNEILGIAEEALVFALEASRDSHPNEYMGFLRGEPANKLGLDRKGIVITDILVMPGTESNSVSATVKTSTVPNDRNAVGSVHSHPNGVLRPSDADLATFGQGDVHIIIGAPYDRDSWKAFDREGKPRVLDVLDVELPDAESFFDFTQADIDEELREQ, from the coding sequence ATGCCGCTGTTCCGGTCGAACGAAATCCTGGGAATCGCGGAAGAGGCATTGGTGTTCGCACTCGAAGCGTCCCGTGACTCCCATCCAAACGAGTACATGGGATTCCTCCGCGGCGAGCCCGCCAACAAACTCGGACTCGACCGCAAGGGAATCGTCATCACGGACATCCTCGTCATGCCCGGTACCGAATCGAACAGCGTGAGCGCGACGGTGAAGACGAGCACCGTCCCCAACGACCGCAATGCGGTCGGGTCGGTGCACTCCCATCCCAACGGCGTGCTCCGACCGAGCGACGCGGATTTGGCGACGTTCGGGCAGGGCGACGTTCACATCATTATCGGCGCGCCCTACGACCGGGATAGCTGGAAGGCGTTCGACCGGGAGGGCAAACCGCGAGTTCTCGACGTGTTGGACGTGGAACTTCCGGACGCGGAATCGTTTTTCGACTTTACGCAGGCAGACATCGATGAGGAGTTGAGAGAACAGTGA
- a CDS encoding adenylyltransferase/cytidyltransferase family protein, with the protein MTHVLAQGTFDILHPGHVHYLRDAAEMGDRLSVIIARRENVTHKEPPILPNRQRRDMIQALEMVDHARVGHPEDIFAPIEELDPDIIALGYDQHHDDAAIEAELDRRGIDCVVRRASPLDPEASEELLSTGRIIDRICEERCD; encoded by the coding sequence GTGACGCACGTCCTCGCGCAGGGAACTTTCGACATTCTGCATCCGGGGCACGTTCACTATCTCCGCGATGCTGCGGAAATGGGCGACCGACTCTCGGTCATCATCGCGCGGCGGGAGAACGTCACGCACAAGGAACCGCCGATTCTGCCGAATCGCCAGCGTCGGGATATGATTCAGGCGCTTGAGATGGTTGACCACGCGCGAGTCGGCCACCCTGAGGACATTTTCGCGCCCATCGAGGAACTCGACCCGGACATCATCGCGCTCGGCTACGACCAGCATCACGACGACGCGGCAATCGAGGCGGAACTCGACAGGCGCGGAATCGACTGCGTGGTTCGGCGCGCCTCGCCGCTCGACCCCGAAGCGTCCGAGGAACTGCTTTCGACGGGGCGAATCATCGACCGGATTTGCGAGGAGCGTTGCGACTAG